A genome region from Hevea brasiliensis isolate MT/VB/25A 57/8 chromosome 9, ASM3005281v1, whole genome shotgun sequence includes the following:
- the LOC131183045 gene encoding F-box/kelch-repeat protein OR23-like, with product MAQFPSSSSSSASPPLLSIDECLTLIPGLPNDIAAQILSMVPYSRHSRIKCTCKAWYAFLSSKTLITLRHHLCHHTHLLCIFPQDPSISSPYLFDPQNLAWRPLPPMPCNPHVYGLCNFTSISLGPNLYVLGGSLFDTRSFPMDRPLPSSSAFRFNFVDSSWDQLAPMLSPRGSFACAAIPSLGQIIVAGGGSRHTLFGAAGSRMSSVERYDVGRDEWVAMDGLPRYRAGCVGFLVGSGEEREFWVMGGYGESRTISMMFPMDEYYKDAVVMDVKKNGCGKWRDVGDMWREGERARLGKIVVVEDCDWDRPGVFMLDNNDIFRYDMVSNSWQNESAVPRKAPCNSSCGFVVMDGELHVMTLLKGGDSTESRRSRQQKRAGSIFIQIYHPRKKTWRSLITKPPFHCPLDFNTAVLCTIQL from the exons ATGGCCCAATTTCCGTCGTCTTCTTCATCTTCGGCGTCTCCGCCATTGCTGTCAATCGACGAGTGTCTGACTCTAATTCCTGGCCTCCCAAACGACATCGCAGCGCAAATACTCTCCATGGTCCCTTACTCTCGCCATTCTCGTATCAAATGCACCTGCAAGGCATGGTACGCCTTCCTctcctccaaaaccctaattacccTCCGCCATCACCTCTGTCATCACACTCATCTCCTATGTATATTCCCTCAGGACCCTTCCATCTCCTCCCCTTACCTTTTTGATCCGCAAAATCTCGCATGGCGACCGCTACCACCTATGCCCTGTAATCCTCACGTGTACGGACTCTGCAACTTTACCTCCATATCTCTCGGCCCTAATCTCTATGTTCTTGGTGGGTCTCTCTTCGACACCCGCTCTTTCCCTATGGATCGCCCAttgccttcctcctccgccttcCGTTTCAATTTCGTCGATTCCTCGTGGGACCAACTCGCTCCGATGCTCTCCCCTCGTGGTTCATTTGCTTGCGCTGCAATCCCTAGTTTGGGACAGATAATCGTGGCTGGTGGAGGGTCGAGACATACCTTATTTGGGGCAGCAGGAAGTAGGATGAGTTCTGTGGAAAGGTATGATGTTGGGAGGGATGAGTGGGTGGCAATGGACGGGTTGCCCAGGTATAGAGCAGGTTGCGTGGGGTTTTTGGTAGGGAGTGGAGAGGAGAGGGAGTTTTGGGTGATGGGAGGCTACGGAGAGTCCAGGACAATTTCTATGATGTTTCCAATGGATGAATATTATAAGGATGCTGTAGTCATGGATGTGAAGAAGAATGGGTGTGGCAAGTGGAGGGACGTTGGGGATATGTGGCGGGAAGGGGAGAGAGCAAGGCTTGGGAAGATTGTGGTCGTTGAGGACTGTGATTGGGACCGACCTGGTGTTTTTATGCTTGACAATAATGACATTTTCAG GTATGACATGGTTTCAAACTCTTGGCAAAATGAGTCTGCGGTACCAAGAAAAGCTCCTTGCAACTCCTCATGTGGTTTTGTTGTGATGGATGGGGAGCTGCATGTTATGACTCTCCTGAAAGGAGGTGATTCAACAGAAAGTCGAAGGtcaagacagcagaagagggctgGGTCAATTTTCATCCAAATCTACCATCCCAGGAAGAAGACATGGAGATCACTCATTACAAAGCCACCATTTCATTGCCCTTTGGATTTTAACACTGCAGTTTTGTGCACCATTCAATTGTAA